One genomic region from bacterium encodes:
- a CDS encoding Gfo/Idh/MocA family oxidoreductase, giving the protein MAAKNKQDVVKVGIIGCGGIANGKHMPSLKKLPHVEIVSFFDIVPERATAAATAFGVKGAKVCGSYKEMLNDKTVDVIHVCTPNKSHSDLAILALDAGKHVMCEKPMAKTSAEARRMVQAVKRTGKKLTIGYQNRFRADSLFLNKVCRDGELGDIYYAKAHAIRRRAVPTWGVFLNEEEQGGGPLIDIGTHALDLTLWLMNNYKPVSVMGSVYHKLGSRKNAANAWGPWDPKQFTVEDSAFGFITMENGATIMLESSWALNDLQVGEAKTTLCGTEGGADMWDGLRLNGEKHGKLFVNKVDMSGGGVDFFAGVSENESDREARMWIDSIINDTDPMVRPEQALVVTEILEAIYKSAKTGKLVTFK; this is encoded by the coding sequence ATGGCAGCGAAAAATAAACAGGACGTCGTTAAAGTCGGGATTATTGGGTGTGGTGGCATTGCCAACGGTAAGCATATGCCCAGCTTGAAGAAATTACCGCATGTGGAAATTGTCTCATTTTTTGACATCGTTCCCGAAAGGGCGACCGCTGCGGCCACAGCCTTTGGCGTCAAGGGTGCCAAAGTGTGTGGAAGCTATAAGGAAATGCTCAATGATAAGACCGTTGATGTCATCCATGTTTGCACTCCCAATAAATCCCATTCGGATCTTGCGATTCTGGCCTTGGATGCTGGTAAGCATGTCATGTGCGAAAAACCCATGGCTAAAACTTCTGCGGAGGCCCGCCGAATGGTCCAGGCGGTGAAGCGTACCGGAAAAAAACTCACCATTGGTTATCAGAACCGGTTTCGAGCCGATTCTCTGTTCCTCAACAAAGTCTGCCGGGACGGCGAATTGGGAGACATTTATTATGCCAAGGCTCACGCTATTCGCCGACGGGCTGTTCCGACCTGGGGTGTATTCCTGAACGAGGAGGAGCAGGGGGGGGGGCCGTTGATCGATATCGGGACTCATGCCTTGGATCTGACTCTATGGCTGATGAATAACTACAAGCCCGTAAGTGTTATGGGCTCAGTTTATCATAAGCTTGGAAGTCGCAAAAATGCTGCTAATGCATGGGGGCCATGGGATCCGAAACAATTCACCGTGGAAGATTCGGCCTTCGGGTTCATCACTATGGAGAACGGCGCGACCATCATGCTTGAGTCCAGTTGGGCTTTGAACGATCTCCAGGTTGGGGAAGCCAAGACCACCCTGTGTGGAACTGAGGGCGGAGCAGATATGTGGGACGGGTTACGTTTAAATGGCGAAAAGCATGGGAAGCTCTTCGTTAATAAAGTGGATATGTCCGGCGGCGGTGTTGATTTCTTTGCAGGAGTTTCGGAGAATGAGTCCGATCGCGAAGCCCGCATGTGGATTGACTCCATCATTAACGACACGGATCCCATGGTGCGGCCTGAACAGGCTTTGGTGGTAACGGAAATTTTGGAAGCTATTTATAAGTCTGCGAAAACAGGGAAACTCGTCACTTTCAAATAA
- a CDS encoding AraC family transcriptional regulator, giving the protein MASPVHSALKLFDFLPDVSFFVKNMNSEFLYGNPAFLKMLGARNLKELVGKTDHDFSPKELADRFVRDDRQVIRSGKPMASRVELVPNFDKSISWHITTKIPIRDDGGEIVGTAGMTRDLNRTNVTASRYKSMDGVMKHMEDHYPEPVTVKELAAITHLSLSQFERRFQTLFQVTPVQYLIRLRLTKACQILTSTPAKITDVAAQCGFYDHSHFIRQFVRVYGLSPSAYRQQHQ; this is encoded by the coding sequence ATGGCATCACCTGTTCATTCAGCACTGAAGCTGTTTGACTTCTTGCCGGATGTTTCTTTTTTTGTAAAAAACATGAACAGTGAGTTCCTTTACGGCAACCCGGCTTTCCTCAAAATGCTGGGAGCACGCAACCTGAAAGAGCTTGTTGGCAAAACAGACCATGACTTCTCACCCAAGGAGCTGGCAGACCGTTTTGTACGGGATGACCGGCAGGTCATCAGGAGCGGGAAACCGATGGCCAGCCGAGTGGAACTGGTCCCGAACTTCGATAAAAGTATCAGTTGGCATATCACGACAAAAATCCCGATCCGGGATGATGGCGGCGAGATCGTTGGAACGGCGGGGATGACACGCGACTTGAACCGAACGAATGTCACCGCCAGCCGGTACAAATCGATGGATGGTGTCATGAAACACATGGAAGACCATTACCCTGAGCCTGTCACGGTCAAAGAGCTTGCCGCCATCACCCATTTGTCGCTCAGCCAATTTGAGCGCCGATTCCAGACGCTTTTTCAGGTGACCCCGGTGCAATACCTCATTCGCTTGAGACTCACCAAGGCCTGCCAGATCCTGACCTCAACCCCGGCCAAGATCACAGACGTTGCCGCTCAGTGCGGGTTCTATGACCACAGCCATTTCATCCGGCAGTTCGTTCGCGTCTACGGCCTATCCCCTTCCGCTTATCGCCAGCAACACCAATAA
- a CDS encoding flavodoxin domain-containing protein, whose translation MSIEIAKNIFWVGVTDWGIRRFHGVELSVHRGTTYNAYLIMDEKIAIVDAVWDHHADEFMTKIKDIVDPAKIDYVIVNHAEPDHSSSLPILMKHCPNATVVLTKNGAASVEGHYHEKWNFQTVKTGDKLSLGKNELVFIEAPMLHWPDTMFTYVTGHNILMSNDAFGQHYASAFLFNDLVNQAELYEEALKYYANILTLYSDKVLKKIDEILALNLPVDMIAPSHGVIWRNEPLQIVAKYQEWARQIPAPTALIVYDTMWNATEKMAKAIAEGLIECGVDCKVCHAALSDGNDLMVDIFKAKLVVLGSCTHNNGILPSMAKILEEMKGLRFKNKIGAAFGSYGWSGESVKDIEEVFKKAGIPVALPGLRVKWQPGAAEVEACRAMGRQLAAAVKAP comes from the coding sequence ATGAGTATTGAAATTGCAAAAAATATTTTCTGGGTAGGCGTGACGGATTGGGGTATTCGGCGGTTTCACGGTGTTGAATTGTCAGTTCATCGCGGAACGACTTACAACGCGTACCTGATCATGGATGAAAAGATTGCGATTGTGGATGCCGTCTGGGATCACCATGCCGATGAATTCATGACGAAGATCAAAGACATTGTGGATCCGGCCAAGATTGATTATGTGATCGTGAATCACGCGGAACCGGATCATTCCAGCAGTTTGCCGATTCTCATGAAGCACTGCCCGAATGCGACGGTAGTTCTTACCAAAAACGGGGCTGCCAGTGTGGAGGGCCATTATCATGAAAAGTGGAACTTCCAGACCGTCAAGACCGGTGACAAACTTAGCCTTGGTAAAAATGAGTTGGTTTTCATTGAAGCCCCGATGCTTCATTGGCCTGACACCATGTTCACTTATGTGACCGGGCACAATATTCTAATGTCCAATGATGCCTTCGGGCAGCATTACGCCTCGGCATTCCTCTTTAATGACCTCGTCAATCAGGCGGAGCTCTATGAAGAGGCCTTGAAATATTACGCCAATATCCTAACCCTTTATAGTGACAAGGTTTTGAAAAAGATTGATGAGATTCTGGCACTCAATCTTCCGGTCGACATGATTGCTCCCAGCCATGGGGTTATCTGGCGTAATGAGCCCTTGCAGATTGTCGCTAAGTACCAGGAATGGGCGCGGCAGATACCTGCCCCGACCGCCCTGATTGTTTACGATACCATGTGGAATGCCACTGAAAAAATGGCCAAAGCGATTGCCGAAGGCTTAATTGAATGTGGCGTGGACTGCAAGGTCTGCCATGCGGCTTTGTCGGATGGGAATGATTTGATGGTAGATATTTTTAAAGCCAAACTGGTCGTGCTGGGCTCCTGTACCCACAATAATGGGATTTTACCGTCCATGGCCAAAATTCTTGAAGAGATGAAAGGGCTTCGCTTTAAAAATAAAATCGGGGCGGCTTTCGGTTCTTATGGGTGGAGCGGCGAGAGCGTCAAGGATATCGAAGAAGTGTTCAAAAAGGCGGGCATTCCCGTCGCTTTGCCCGGACTTCGTGTTAAGTGGCAGCCCGGTGCGGCCGAGGTCGAGGCCTGCCGTGCTATGGGACGGCAACTGGCGGCTGCAGTGAAGGCCCCTTGA
- a CDS encoding 3D domain-containing protein, producing MKRAVPFLCLILLTLWATGCASVRPPRDSRAVERRILTTGYCPCGECCGWRRNWLMRPVYTSGPLKGKRKEVGVTASGIKARRGTIAADTGRYPFGTVMYIDGYGAGRVEDQGGAITGEHIDLYFPTHREALAWGKRVKWVRVWYGG from the coding sequence GTGAAAAGAGCCGTTCCATTTCTTTGTTTAATTCTTTTGACCTTGTGGGCGACAGGGTGTGCCTCTGTGCGGCCGCCCAGGGACAGTCGTGCTGTGGAGCGACGGATTCTCACTACCGGGTATTGTCCCTGTGGTGAATGTTGTGGATGGCGTCGTAATTGGCTGATGCGACCGGTCTATACGTCGGGTCCGTTGAAGGGGAAGCGCAAAGAGGTCGGTGTGACGGCCAGTGGCATAAAGGCGCGGCGGGGAACGATCGCGGCTGATACGGGTCGTTATCCTTTCGGTACGGTGATGTACATTGATGGATATGGCGCCGGGCGGGTCGAGGATCAGGGCGGGGCCATTACAGGTGAACACATCGATTTATATTTTCCCACTCATCGCGAAGCCCTGGCATGGGGTAAACGTGTGAAATGGGTGCGGGTATGGTATGGTGGTTGA
- the gpmI gene encoding 2,3-bisphosphoglycerate-independent phosphoglycerate mutase produces the protein MQALKKSIFPGPKGPVVLVIMDGVGIGKYEEGDAVRTALTPNLDWLKANALYSQLKAHGVAVGLPSDEDMGNSEVGHNAIGCGRVFAQGASLVSDAINSGAMFQGQVWKAQVANCLNHHTPLHFIGLFSDGNVHSHIDHLKAMLTQARAEGVKCARIHILLDGRDVSETSALDYVDPFEQFLAGLNAGGAADFRIASGGGRMNITMDRYNANWDMVKRGWDTHVRGLGAQYPSARTAIEALRKATPGVIDQDLPAFVIADKGQAIGNITDNHSVIFFNFRGDRSIEITRAFEDDTVTEFDRSPRPKVLFAGMMQYDGDLKLPKNYLVEPPAIAETMGEYLAHAGIKQMAISETQKYGHVTYFFNGNRSGKFDAALEDYYEITSDILPFEQRPWMKGAEITDAVLKAIAGNTHRFIRLNFPNGDMVGHTGVYQATQIAVETVDLCIGRLLPAIQAAGGILVISADHGNADDMYEHDKKTGKTKLENGKIKVKTAHSLNPVPVIVYDPSQCAKLKLSGHKGLGISSLAATCLNLLGFEAPANYDPSVIEVGK, from the coding sequence ATGCAGGCATTGAAAAAATCGATTTTCCCCGGCCCGAAAGGCCCGGTGGTTCTGGTCATCATGGATGGAGTTGGTATTGGGAAATATGAGGAAGGAGATGCGGTCCGCACGGCACTCACCCCGAATCTCGACTGGTTGAAGGCCAATGCCCTTTACAGCCAGCTCAAAGCACACGGCGTTGCGGTTGGTCTCCCCAGCGACGAGGACATGGGAAACAGCGAAGTGGGGCACAATGCCATCGGCTGCGGCCGCGTTTTCGCCCAGGGCGCCAGCCTGGTCAGCGACGCCATCAACTCCGGCGCGATGTTCCAGGGCCAGGTTTGGAAAGCCCAAGTCGCCAATTGCCTTAACCATCACACCCCGCTTCATTTCATCGGCCTGTTCTCGGATGGTAATGTCCATAGCCACATTGATCATCTCAAGGCCATGCTCACCCAGGCCAGGGCCGAAGGCGTGAAATGCGCCCGGATTCACATCCTACTGGATGGCCGGGATGTCAGTGAGACCTCTGCCCTGGACTATGTTGATCCCTTCGAACAATTTCTCGCGGGACTTAACGCAGGCGGTGCCGCTGATTTCCGGATTGCCTCCGGCGGTGGACGCATGAATATCACCATGGATCGCTACAACGCCAACTGGGATATGGTCAAACGCGGTTGGGACACCCATGTACGTGGACTCGGTGCCCAGTATCCCTCGGCACGCACCGCCATCGAGGCACTCCGTAAAGCAACACCCGGAGTCATTGATCAGGATCTTCCCGCTTTCGTAATCGCCGATAAGGGACAGGCGATCGGCAATATCACGGACAACCACAGCGTCATCTTCTTCAATTTCCGAGGCGATCGATCCATCGAGATCACCCGCGCATTCGAGGACGACACGGTCACCGAGTTTGATCGTTCCCCACGCCCCAAGGTTCTTTTTGCCGGAATGATGCAATATGACGGCGACTTGAAACTCCCGAAAAACTATTTGGTCGAACCCCCGGCGATCGCCGAAACCATGGGCGAATATCTGGCGCATGCTGGCATCAAACAAATGGCTATCAGCGAAACTCAGAAGTATGGACACGTCACCTATTTCTTCAACGGTAACCGTTCCGGAAAATTTGACGCCGCCCTGGAGGATTATTACGAGATCACCTCCGATATCCTTCCTTTCGAACAACGTCCCTGGATGAAGGGAGCGGAGATTACTGATGCCGTATTGAAGGCCATCGCCGGGAATACCCACCGCTTTATCCGGTTGAATTTCCCCAATGGCGATATGGTCGGGCATACCGGTGTCTATCAGGCCACTCAAATCGCCGTGGAAACGGTCGATCTCTGCATCGGGCGCCTGCTCCCCGCGATCCAGGCGGCAGGCGGCATCCTGGTGATTTCAGCGGATCATGGAAATGCGGATGACATGTATGAGCATGATAAGAAAACCGGCAAGACGAAGCTGGAGAACGGCAAAATCAAGGTCAAAACCGCCCACTCACTCAACCCGGTTCCTGTGATTGTCTATGACCCCAGCCAGTGCGCGAAACTTAAATTGAGCGGCCACAAGGGCCTCGGCATCAGTAGCCTGGCGGCAACCTGCCTGAATCTGCTCGGTTTTGAAGCCCCGGCCAATTACGATCCCAGTGTGATCGAGGTGGGAAAATAG
- a CDS encoding YkgJ family cysteine cluster protein codes for MRCGNCCRHDGEVRLDDGEAEAIAAELGMEVASFTEQFTRLRDDRRGLSLKDLPDGSCIFLEGALAACHIQAAKPRQCRDFPLQWKYQDLEAICPAAKPAAG; via the coding sequence CTGCGATGCGGAAACTGCTGTCGTCATGACGGAGAGGTACGTCTTGACGATGGCGAAGCGGAAGCGATTGCGGCTGAACTGGGTATGGAGGTCGCCTCCTTCACCGAGCAATTCACCCGGCTCAGGGATGACCGCCGGGGCTTGTCGCTAAAGGATTTGCCGGACGGTTCCTGCATCTTTCTGGAGGGTGCCCTGGCGGCCTGCCATATTCAGGCAGCCAAGCCCCGCCAGTGTCGCGACTTCCCCCTGCAGTGGAAATATCAGGATTTAGAAGCCATCTGCCCTGCGGCCAAGCCGGCCGCAGGCTAA